Proteins encoded together in one Candidatus Nitrosocaldus cavascurensis window:
- a CDS encoding PQQ-binding-like beta-propeller repeat protein, translating to MGEYCWGSFKCDERRRSAVKHSIARRPSLQWMLRLEPMVASCICSGRMLYASTLAGCIYGVELSGRIRWVHRCSIPIVSTPVLVEDGGEKGIIVASTFSTWLDENDGNKNNVNNNVNSVFALDADDGSMLWELSIEGDVFSSPCYADSLVIFGALDGYVYAVDAYTGRIAWRFKTGGEVWSSPAYDSKRRIIIIGSDDSNVYSLALDDGMLVWQSTLDGKVRSSSPCIASEHVFISTYSGHVYCISMDGSIEWSRRVSEHPILSSPAYSNSRVFFGSSDTYVYALDARDGSMLWRVKTNNKVWSTPAIAEGNDTLIACSLDSRVYAIDADTGMLLWVFPTMDAIDASPCICHDRIFIGSRDGVLYAFGYAPDYIR from the coding sequence GTGGGCGAATACTGCTGGGGATCGTTCAAGTGTGATGAGAGGAGGAGAAGTGCTGTAAAGCATAGTATAGCAAGGAGACCATCACTGCAATGGATGCTTAGACTTGAGCCCATGGTTGCTTCATGTATATGCTCTGGAAGGATGCTCTATGCATCAACACTTGCTGGATGCATATATGGTGTAGAGTTATCAGGCAGGATAAGATGGGTGCATAGATGCTCCATCCCCATAGTATCTACCCCAGTGCTGGTTGAGGATGGAGGGGAGAAAGGTATCATCGTAGCATCTACATTCAGCACATGGCTTGATGAGAATGATGGTAATAAAAACAATGTAAACAACAATGTAAACAGTGTATTTGCATTAGATGCTGATGATGGTAGCATGCTATGGGAGTTGAGTATAGAGGGAGATGTATTCTCATCACCATGCTATGCAGATAGCCTTGTAATATTTGGGGCATTAGATGGTTATGTGTATGCAGTAGATGCATATACTGGGAGAATAGCATGGAGGTTCAAGACTGGAGGGGAGGTGTGGTCAAGCCCAGCATATGATAGCAAGAGGAGGATTATCATAATAGGCTCTGATGACTCTAACGTATACTCTCTAGCGTTGGATGATGGTATGCTTGTATGGCAGAGCACACTTGATGGTAAGGTAAGGTCATCATCACCATGCATAGCAAGTGAGCATGTATTCATCTCAACATACTCTGGCCATGTTTACTGCATCAGTATGGATGGCTCTATAGAATGGAGTAGAAGGGTATCAGAGCATCCAATACTCTCATCACCAGCGTACTCCAACTCTAGGGTATTCTTTGGCTCCTCTGATACATACGTTTATGCCCTAGATGCAAGGGATGGGAGCATGCTGTGGAGGGTTAAGACAAACAACAAGGTATGGTCAACCCCAGCAATAGCAGAGGGTAATGATACACTAATAGCATGCTCTCTAGACTCTAGGGTATATGCTATAGATGCTGATACTGGTATGCTACTATGGGTATTCCCTACGATGGATGCTATAGATGCATCGCCATGCATATGCCATGACAGGATATTCATAGGTTCTAGGGACGGTGTACTTTATGCGTTTGGTTATGCACCAGATTATATAAGATGA
- a CDS encoding TldD/PmbA family protein produces MSIDEDLASLAIRHALAVGAEYVDVRYEYRESRWLLLEDARIEHVAYSTDRGMGIRVLVDGAWGFYAVAEPSSSDEVKEGVENAFKLAKGSSTRLKDKDRVKLADVKAYTDKVNIGFKKDTRERFDELVRLARDADHAMRSNDKEKRLHKTSISAGYDYVEKLFMSSDGSNILQRYMDTVMNISATAHEGSLNETVSRTDGGRGGLELLEGADIIAKASSIASDAIMLLNAKPAREDKATLIMDPDFVALLTHEILGHPSEADRVLGYEMAWAGGAWWAGMLGKRIGSSLLNVSDDPTIEGSLGHYMYDDEGVKAREKVLVREGVLVGHMQSRETASIFNVEPNAGMRATGYEFMPLIRMACTYIKPLDYSLEEMIKDIKHGYIIHGQKVPSIDMYRYNWSISCQYARRIEDGEVVEGPEGMLRDVIVMGNAPEFFASIDACSKQYEIRPILNCGKGDPMQTLRMGNGGPYVRAIATVKSVAV; encoded by the coding sequence ATGAGCATAGATGAGGATCTAGCATCGCTAGCGATAAGACATGCCCTTGCAGTAGGTGCAGAGTATGTAGATGTAAGGTATGAGTATAGAGAGAGTAGATGGTTACTCCTAGAGGATGCTAGGATAGAGCATGTAGCATATAGCACTGATCGTGGTATGGGTATAAGGGTGCTTGTTGATGGTGCATGGGGCTTCTATGCAGTTGCTGAACCATCAAGCAGTGATGAGGTTAAGGAGGGTGTAGAGAATGCATTCAAGCTTGCAAAGGGTTCAAGCACAAGGCTCAAGGATAAGGATAGGGTTAAGCTTGCAGATGTGAAGGCATACACAGATAAGGTTAACATTGGATTCAAGAAGGATACTAGAGAGAGGTTCGATGAACTTGTAAGACTTGCAAGGGATGCAGATCATGCTATGAGAAGTAATGATAAGGAGAAGAGACTTCATAAGACCTCCATATCAGCAGGGTATGATTATGTTGAGAAGCTGTTCATGAGTAGTGATGGCTCTAACATACTCCAAAGGTACATGGATACTGTTATGAACATCTCAGCAACTGCACATGAAGGTAGTCTGAATGAGACAGTATCAAGGACAGATGGAGGGAGAGGTGGTCTTGAGTTGTTAGAGGGTGCAGATATCATTGCAAAAGCATCTAGCATAGCATCTGATGCTATAATGCTCCTAAATGCAAAGCCTGCAAGAGAGGATAAGGCCACACTTATAATGGATCCAGACTTCGTTGCACTGCTAACACATGAGATACTAGGCCATCCATCAGAGGCTGATAGAGTGCTAGGGTATGAGATGGCATGGGCTGGAGGTGCATGGTGGGCAGGGATGCTTGGCAAGAGGATAGGCTCTAGCCTACTCAACGTATCAGATGATCCAACCATAGAGGGTAGCCTTGGTCATTACATGTACGATGATGAGGGTGTTAAAGCAAGAGAGAAGGTTCTGGTAAGAGAGGGTGTGCTTGTAGGGCATATGCAGAGTAGGGAGACAGCATCAATATTCAACGTTGAGCCAAACGCTGGGATGAGGGCAACAGGTTATGAGTTCATGCCTTTGATAAGGATGGCATGCACCTACATAAAGCCCCTAGACTACTCTCTTGAGGAGATGATCAAGGATATTAAGCATGGCTACATCATACATGGACAGAAGGTACCATCAATAGATATGTACAGGTATAATTGGAGCATCTCATGCCAGTATGCAAGGAGGATAGAGGATGGGGAGGTTGTTGAGGGTCCTGAAGGGATGCTCAGGGATGTTATAGTTATGGGCAATGCACCAGAGTTCTTTGCTTCAATAGATGCATGTAGCAAGCAGTATGAGATAAGACCAATACTCAACTGCGGCAAGGGTGATCCTATGCAGACATTGAGAATGGGTAATGGAGGTCCTTACGTTAGAGCAATAGCAACAGTTAAGAGTGTTGCAGTGTAA
- a CDS encoding DNA double-strand break repair nuclease NurA, giving the protein MLFEVYEHALMKREEIISKVRNAKDLLENARRRWVEYEPSPERSMLAGVDSSFNYIVYKGFYLYAIAGVSITSDGSFLAKPKMEVDAANLPQAQEKVGYDDGDGNEVSIDDKGFISPRNELLAKCIGVEHDLASESMDKADYILIDGSLLARFYDRRNRRFVAVYEYAKELMKSSKVLFIAKTSASNAILKGNLADIYYFSRATLNAGYILSVQKAGNDDITVVYARLKQCTPILKVEMPGERSEQEVRDMLNMLYPESISGYPYVLRLAHERCKISNDDMLKVADLLGLSIEEGGRDVLNE; this is encoded by the coding sequence ATGCTGTTTGAGGTGTATGAGCATGCACTGATGAAGAGAGAGGAGATAATCAGCAAGGTAAGGAATGCAAAGGATTTGCTTGAGAATGCAAGGAGAAGGTGGGTTGAGTATGAGCCATCTCCAGAGAGAAGCATGCTTGCTGGTGTTGATAGTAGTTTCAACTACATAGTGTACAAAGGCTTCTACCTCTATGCTATAGCAGGTGTATCCATAACTAGTGATGGTTCATTCCTTGCTAAGCCTAAGATGGAGGTTGATGCAGCAAACCTGCCACAAGCACAGGAGAAGGTTGGTTATGATGATGGTGATGGTAATGAAGTAAGCATAGATGATAAGGGTTTTATAAGTCCAAGGAATGAGTTGCTTGCCAAATGTATAGGGGTTGAGCATGACCTTGCAAGTGAGAGCATGGACAAAGCAGACTACATACTCATAGATGGCTCATTGCTTGCTAGGTTCTATGATAGGAGGAATAGGAGGTTCGTTGCAGTTTATGAGTATGCAAAGGAGTTGATGAAGAGTAGCAAGGTACTATTCATAGCAAAGACCTCTGCAAGCAATGCAATACTCAAGGGCAACCTTGCTGATATATATTACTTCAGTAGAGCAACGCTCAATGCAGGCTATATCTTGAGTGTGCAGAAGGCAGGCAATGATGATATAACTGTAGTCTATGCTAGGCTCAAGCAATGCACGCCCATACTTAAGGTTGAGATGCCTGGAGAGAGGAGTGAGCAGGAGGTTAGGGATATGCTTAACATGCTCTACCCTGAGAGCATCTCAGGCTACCCTTATGTGCTTAGGCTAGCACATGAACGATGCAAGATAAGCAACGATGATATGCTCAAAGTTGCAGATCTGCTTGGGTTAAGCATAGAGGAAGGGGGGAGGGATGTTCTGAATGAGTAA
- a CDS encoding V-type ATP synthase subunit F, with protein sequence MRVVALGSKVFVTSFQMAGVEGISVDSPMDALSKINALVGKSNEVGLILVSDDIAAGIRKELTEIRAKNPIPIIFELPAPGSKKVQINYRALLKQILGI encoded by the coding sequence ATGCGTGTAGTAGCCTTAGGTAGCAAGGTATTCGTTACAAGCTTCCAGATGGCTGGTGTTGAAGGCATAAGTGTAGACTCACCCATGGATGCACTAAGCAAGATAAATGCCCTTGTAGGTAAGAGCAACGAGGTTGGGCTCATACTGGTAAGTGATGATATAGCAGCAGGGATAAGGAAAGAACTAACTGAGATAAGGGCAAAGAATCCCATACCAATAATATTTGAGTTGCCAGCACCAGGGAGCAAGAAGGTTCAGATCAACTATAGAGCACTGCTCAAGCAGATACTAGGCATATAA
- the lsrF gene encoding 3-hydroxy-5-phosphonooxypentane-2,4-dione thiolase: protein MDWGMRNRLSRIFKSDGKTVMLAVDHGYFQGPTTRLENPRRTIEPLLPYADSIMLTRGVLRNCVDARADVPVVLRVSGGVSILKEDLSDEDITTSIEEAIRLNASALALSIFVGEHHEHRTLVNLARLVDEAERYGIPVLAVTAVGREMARDARYLALACRIAAELGARLVKTYYCENFEKVVDSCPVPLVIAGGKKIPERDALQLTYNAVRDGAAGVDMGRNIWQSDHPVAMIRAVRAIVHDNASVDEAWQIFNELKGKEEVVVKQ from the coding sequence ATGGACTGGGGTATGAGGAATAGGCTATCAAGGATATTCAAGAGCGATGGTAAGACCGTCATGCTTGCTGTTGATCATGGATACTTCCAAGGACCAACAACTAGGCTGGAGAACCCTAGGCGCACAATAGAGCCATTACTACCATACGCTGACTCTATAATGCTTACTAGAGGGGTGTTAAGGAACTGTGTAGATGCAAGGGCAGATGTACCTGTAGTGCTTAGGGTATCTGGAGGGGTAAGCATACTCAAGGAGGATCTATCTGATGAGGATATAACCACTAGCATAGAAGAGGCTATAAGGCTCAATGCATCTGCCCTAGCACTATCCATATTCGTTGGTGAGCACCATGAGCATAGAACGCTAGTCAACTTGGCAAGGCTTGTTGACGAGGCTGAGCGCTATGGCATACCAGTGCTAGCAGTTACAGCAGTTGGGAGGGAGATGGCTAGGGATGCAAGGTATCTAGCATTGGCATGTAGGATAGCAGCGGAGTTAGGTGCAAGGCTTGTCAAGACATACTACTGTGAGAACTTTGAGAAGGTGGTTGATAGTTGCCCTGTACCATTGGTCATTGCAGGAGGGAAGAAGATACCAGAGCGTGATGCGCTACAGTTAACATACAATGCTGTAAGGGATGGTGCAGCAGGAGTAGATATGGGCAGGAACATATGGCAGTCAGATCATCCAGTAGCAATGATAAGGGCAGTTAGGGCGATAGTGCATGATAACGCTAGCGTTGATGAGGCATGGCAGATATTCAATGAACTGAAGGGGAAGGAGGAGGTTGTAGTTAAGCAGTAA
- a CDS encoding ATP-binding protein, which yields MSNAGNASVDGPLGFVVGEAYPYKFTFIAKRAISVGEYVVVDANSRRILGMVEHSSIRSSIMDGVTNYHAAYEGKAIAERNVRDKSYLALVRVLGYTDELINGKVTLPSLPPEPGSMVFEASRDELKVFSLYGLPWIRIGSLLRNASVDVSVNLDRLASRHLAILSVTGGGKSNLLALIAKRIAELNGTMIIFDYHGEYTDIEMSNVEVMDAKINPRYIDEAERLADLLEVREYATVQREVLGKALTDDVKSSTDFWAALKANIDALKDMEEQKGSKKNVQIIKACDRLQGIIDSAVRRLGSLLDTSQRRPLDMLRPNKVNILNMIEFTEKQANIAIAYYLEEILEDRKRAERLRSGRGVEVRSSISSNSGSGSMDSTNVKFDTPVICAIEEAHVFLPNNKDTDAKYIASKIAREGRKFGVSLIIVSQRPRRLDQDVLSQMGSLAILRLTNPDDQRYINEASEVLSKELLEYLPSLNVGEAILVGQWVNVPSIVKIEEVREKRVGGDISAVEQWRSSKRHSKIAKERTEDLIAID from the coding sequence ATGAGTAATGCAGGCAATGCAAGTGTTGATGGACCTCTAGGCTTTGTAGTTGGTGAAGCATACCCATACAAGTTTACGTTCATAGCAAAGAGAGCAATAAGCGTTGGTGAATACGTTGTTGTTGATGCAAATAGTAGAAGGATACTAGGCATGGTTGAGCACTCATCAATAAGGAGTAGCATAATGGATGGTGTAACTAACTATCATGCAGCATATGAAGGCAAGGCTATAGCAGAGAGGAATGTTAGGGATAAGAGTTATCTAGCACTGGTTAGAGTTCTAGGTTATACAGATGAACTAATCAATGGCAAGGTTACACTACCTTCGTTGCCTCCTGAACCTGGGAGTATGGTGTTTGAGGCAAGCAGGGATGAACTCAAGGTATTCAGCCTCTATGGTCTGCCATGGATAAGGATAGGCTCCCTGCTTAGGAATGCTAGCGTTGATGTATCAGTCAACCTTGATAGACTTGCTAGTAGGCATCTAGCCATACTATCTGTTACTGGAGGAGGTAAATCAAACCTACTTGCACTTATAGCAAAGAGGATAGCAGAGTTGAATGGTACAATGATAATATTCGATTACCATGGTGAATATACAGATATCGAGATGAGTAATGTGGAGGTTATGGATGCAAAGATAAACCCTAGATACATAGATGAGGCTGAGAGGCTTGCTGACCTGCTAGAGGTGAGGGAGTATGCTACTGTGCAGAGGGAAGTGCTAGGCAAGGCATTAACCGATGATGTTAAGAGCAGTACTGACTTTTGGGCAGCATTGAAGGCAAACATAGATGCGTTGAAGGATATGGAAGAGCAGAAGGGTAGCAAGAAGAATGTTCAGATCATAAAGGCTTGTGATAGGCTACAGGGTATAATAGATTCAGCGGTTAGGAGGCTAGGCTCACTACTTGATACAAGTCAGCGTAGGCCATTGGATATGCTTAGACCAAACAAGGTTAACATACTTAACATGATAGAGTTCACAGAGAAGCAGGCAAACATAGCTATAGCATACTACCTTGAAGAGATACTGGAGGATAGGAAGAGGGCTGAGAGATTGAGGAGTGGAAGAGGAGTAGAGGTAAGGAGTAGTATTAGCAGTAATAGTGGTAGTGGTAGCATGGATTCCACCAATGTTAAGTTCGATACCCCAGTGATATGTGCAATAGAGGAGGCACATGTATTCCTGCCAAACAATAAGGATACGGATGCAAAGTACATAGCAAGCAAGATAGCAAGAGAGGGTAGGAAGTTTGGTGTATCCCTTATCATAGTCTCGCAGAGGCCTAGGAGGCTTGATCAGGATGTTCTAAGCCAGATGGGTTCTCTAGCCATATTAAGGCTTACAAACCCAGATGATCAGAGGTACATAAATGAGGCTAGCGAGGTTCTTAGCAAAGAACTTCTAGAGTATCTACCATCACTCAACGTTGGTGAGGCTATACTTGTTGGACAGTGGGTCAATGTACCGTCTATAGTGAAGATTGAGGAGGTTAGGGAGAAGAGGGTAGGTGGAGATATAAGTGCTGTTGAGCAGTGGAGATCAAGCAAAAGGCATAGCAAGATTGCTAAGGAGAGGACTGAGGATCTAATAGCCATAGATTGA
- a CDS encoding cyclic nucleotide-binding/CBS domain-containing protein yields the protein MDILLKDIMIRNVVTISPDKTAQDAARLMAEHGIGSVVVMDSDKVIGIITERDLVRKVCAKDIPSSKVKIQDVMSAPIITAEPDLPIEAAVQRMFNNKIRRLPVVENGKLVGIVTISDIAKHMRTKWLIEKIFE from the coding sequence GTGGATATACTGCTGAAGGATATAATGATAAGGAATGTGGTAACGATAAGCCCAGATAAGACTGCTCAGGATGCAGCAAGGCTTATGGCTGAGCATGGTATAGGAAGCGTTGTAGTCATGGACTCTGACAAGGTTATTGGGATAATTACTGAGAGGGATCTGGTAAGAAAGGTCTGTGCAAAGGATATACCAAGCAGCAAGGTCAAGATACAGGATGTTATGAGCGCTCCAATAATAACTGCAGAGCCAGATCTACCTATAGAGGCTGCAGTGCAGAGGATGTTCAACAACAAGATAAGGAGGCTTCCAGTGGTTGAGAATGGCAAGTTGGTAGGCATAGTAACCATCTCTGATATAGCAAAGCATATGCGCACAAAGTGGTTGATAGAGAAGATATTCGAATGA
- a CDS encoding MFS transporter, which produces MASGDGDNKARLKALNLFANSSLGASALFIPILANTLTGSYILVGIIAAGYGITQALSYAYFGRLADKCGAMVKFVRLGFLASSFAFFAHVLAYDGFTLMLVRLAAGVATGMYAGAMLALSHDKGNNGKLAGVVSFGSLGWLMGTMASSIVQQLTSSYTLAFILTGSIFLAGFITSLGLKVRADASKAYVAGSLLQLARKNGRIYTSFMLRHVGAAATWSIFPIFLNQELRLNGVELGSIYAINALVQFLFMNTVMKRVRSDANMHMLIQVGVLLSSVVFLTYYSSSTYLHIIPAQILLGISWSMLYLGSLYILLRNNDGERASSTALLESYMSISIIIGSLIGGIVAEFAGLRSVMLLSSLLCFASFVIAVNDWRRGSMRITMLQNIRHNLSNRYARMLRQLTS; this is translated from the coding sequence ATGGCTAGTGGTGATGGCGATAATAAAGCAAGGTTAAAGGCACTCAACCTCTTCGCCAACTCCTCTCTTGGTGCATCTGCCCTCTTCATACCCATACTTGCAAACACACTTACAGGCTCATACATACTGGTTGGTATTATAGCAGCAGGGTATGGTATAACCCAAGCCTTATCCTATGCATACTTTGGTAGGCTTGCAGATAAGTGTGGTGCGATGGTCAAGTTTGTAAGGCTAGGCTTCCTTGCATCATCATTTGCATTCTTCGCCCATGTACTTGCATATGATGGCTTTACGCTTATGCTTGTAAGGCTTGCTGCTGGTGTTGCTACTGGCATGTATGCTGGGGCTATGCTTGCACTATCACATGATAAAGGCAATAATGGTAAACTTGCTGGTGTAGTATCATTTGGCTCACTTGGATGGCTTATGGGAACAATGGCATCTAGCATTGTACAGCAGTTAACAAGCAGTTACACACTAGCCTTCATACTTACTGGATCTATATTCCTTGCTGGGTTCATAACATCCCTTGGGCTGAAGGTTAGAGCAGATGCAAGCAAGGCTTATGTTGCTGGCTCATTATTGCAACTAGCAAGGAAGAATGGTAGAATATACACATCGTTCATGCTAAGGCATGTAGGTGCTGCAGCAACATGGAGCATATTCCCAATCTTCCTGAACCAAGAGTTGAGGCTTAATGGAGTAGAGCTTGGCAGTATATATGCGATTAACGCACTAGTCCAGTTCCTATTCATGAATACTGTTATGAAGAGGGTAAGGTCAGATGCAAATATGCATATGTTAATACAGGTAGGTGTACTGTTATCCTCTGTTGTGTTCCTAACATACTACTCATCAAGTACATACCTACACATCATACCAGCACAGATACTGCTAGGCATATCATGGAGCATGCTCTACCTAGGCTCTCTCTATATACTCCTTAGGAATAATGATGGGGAGAGGGCATCATCCACAGCACTGCTAGAATCTTACATGAGCATTTCCATAATAATAGGTTCCCTTATTGGCGGTATAGTAGCAGAGTTTGCTGGATTGAGGAGTGTAATGCTACTCTCATCCCTCCTCTGCTTTGCATCATTTGTGATTGCTGTAAATGATTGGAGGAGAGGCTCTATGAGAATTACGATGTTACAGAATATAAGACATAACCTCTCTAACAGATACGCTAGGATGTTGAGGCAGTTGACTTCATAA
- a CDS encoding uracil-DNA glycosylase, giving the protein MDSLYDASNDSISKVVEEVKACRRCRLAEYRSNAVPGEGAYNSKIMFIGEAPGRTEDTLARPFVGSAGKVLDNALARAGIDRASVYITNIVKCRPPMNRRPMKDEINSCMPYLMREIMLVNPKIICLLGRTAHDTLLKGSFREHMSRYVKRDGRLFFTTYHPAYVIYNNKLKEIFIRDIISIKKMVDAMNNNDND; this is encoded by the coding sequence TTGGATAGCCTGTACGATGCAAGTAATGATAGTATAAGCAAGGTTGTAGAGGAGGTTAAAGCCTGTAGAAGGTGTAGATTAGCAGAGTATAGGAGTAATGCTGTGCCTGGAGAAGGAGCATATAACTCAAAGATCATGTTCATAGGCGAGGCTCCAGGCAGAACTGAGGATACACTTGCAAGACCGTTCGTAGGCTCTGCAGGTAAAGTGCTAGATAATGCACTTGCTAGAGCAGGTATAGATAGGGCTAGTGTGTACATAACCAACATCGTGAAGTGTAGGCCACCAATGAATAGAAGGCCTATGAAGGATGAGATAAACTCATGCATGCCATATCTTATGAGGGAGATCATGCTTGTAAACCCAAAGATAATCTGCCTGCTTGGAAGAACTGCACATGATACACTGCTGAAGGGATCGTTCAGAGAGCATATGAGTAGATATGTGAAGCGTGATGGGAGGCTATTCTTTACAACATACCATCCAGCATATGTTATCTACAACAATAAGCTCAAGGAGATCTTCATAAGGGATATAATAAGTATAAAGAAAATGGTTGATGCTATGAATAATAATGATAATGATTGA
- a CDS encoding zinc-dependent dehydrogenase codes for MKAVLIESDGVCIKDVPMPNLGEGDILVRMRACGLCGSDIEKVYGRYGVVSRRLGHEPAGEVVAVGERVKGIRVGDRVFVHHHVPCYSCYYCNHGDYTMCEYYQKSNIEPCGLAELFLVPEWNVSRGGVIVLPEHVKFEDAAMIEPLACCIKALNASSMAKGDSVAVLGVGPAGIMHVMLARLNNASKVIAVDVNDFRLDFASRVGADISVNVKRDDPVQIARDATEQRGVDVAIVATGNVDAVHTALRMVRRGGKVVLFGVPSKGTIIQLDLNHIFNNEIKMVPSLAASDYDTREAFNLIASKRIDIARIITHRFRLDDAINAIECAHRASDAMKVIVTD; via the coding sequence ATGAAAGCAGTACTCATAGAGAGTGATGGTGTATGCATAAAGGATGTTCCTATGCCCAATCTTGGAGAAGGTGATATACTGGTTAGGATGCGTGCATGTGGGCTCTGTGGCTCAGATATAGAGAAGGTCTATGGTAGATACGGTGTTGTCTCTAGGAGGCTTGGGCATGAGCCTGCTGGGGAGGTTGTTGCTGTAGGGGAGAGGGTTAAGGGTATAAGGGTTGGGGATAGAGTATTTGTGCACCACCATGTGCCATGCTACTCATGCTACTACTGCAACCATGGAGACTATACCATGTGCGAGTATTATCAGAAGAGTAACATAGAACCCTGTGGACTTGCTGAGCTCTTCCTTGTGCCAGAGTGGAATGTAAGCAGGGGAGGGGTTATAGTGCTTCCAGAGCATGTTAAATTTGAGGATGCAGCAATGATAGAACCTTTAGCATGTTGCATAAAGGCTTTAAATGCATCATCGATGGCAAAGGGAGATAGCGTTGCTGTGCTAGGTGTTGGACCTGCTGGTATCATGCATGTAATGCTTGCAAGGTTGAATAATGCAAGTAAGGTTATTGCTGTTGATGTTAATGACTTTAGGCTTGATTTTGCTAGCAGGGTTGGGGCAGATATCTCAGTTAATGTAAAGAGGGATGATCCAGTGCAGATAGCAAGGGATGCAACTGAGCAGAGGGGTGTTGATGTAGCAATAGTTGCAACTGGCAACGTTGATGCTGTGCATACAGCGCTGAGGATGGTTAGGAGAGGGGGTAAGGTTGTGCTATTTGGTGTACCATCAAAAGGCACCATCATCCAACTTGATCTCAACCATATATTCAACAATGAGATAAAGATGGTGCCAAGCCTTGCTGCATCTGATTATGATACTAGGGAGGCGTTCAACCTCATAGCAAGCAAGAGGATAGATATAGCAAGGATAATAACGCATAGGTTTAGGCTAGATGATGCTATAAATGCTATAGAGTGTGCTCACAGGGCTAGTGATGCCATGAAGGTTATAGTTACAGATTGA
- a CDS encoding toprim domain-containing protein, translated as MDEQEVKQIKDFIEMLNYESTNGAVVLVEGKRDSNALKALGFSGKITVLNSHRGLSRVVDNLEHASKVILLLDMDSKGRYLTQRLLCMIANRKSVDLFYKRRLMEITRGRIRSIEELMAYRYSIAMSNPLADLSA; from the coding sequence GTGGATGAGCAAGAGGTTAAGCAGATAAAGGATTTCATAGAGATGCTCAACTATGAGAGTACTAATGGTGCTGTTGTGTTGGTTGAGGGTAAGAGGGATAGCAATGCTCTGAAGGCACTTGGCTTCTCTGGCAAGATAACAGTACTCAACAGCCATAGAGGCCTTAGTAGAGTTGTAGATAACCTTGAGCATGCAAGCAAGGTTATACTACTTCTTGATATGGATAGCAAGGGCAGGTACCTCACACAGAGGCTACTATGCATGATAGCGAACAGGAAGAGTGTAGACCTCTTCTACAAGAGGAGGCTCATGGAGATAACTAGAGGGAGGATAAGGAGCATAGAGGAGTTGATGGCGTACAGGTATAGTATAGCGATGAGCAATCCTTTAGCAGATCTATCTGCCTAG